One stretch of Monomorium pharaonis isolate MP-MQ-018 chromosome 10, ASM1337386v2, whole genome shotgun sequence DNA includes these proteins:
- the LOC105833574 gene encoding allatostatin A, which yields MKSRTSLITIRIIMFYLLSVVGQSAAIQEAPSTSLHIPRLHPLLNNLEFEEPEKRSYIAEYKRLPLYNFGIGKRWIDSTEDKRNKQFSFGIGKRVRDFRFGIGKRNNYHPLSLDYFPADNMEGYQLRDDNLNDFIEDKRSQHFGFGLGKRVWKLPTGGETAVSGRRLNDAIVPKYLLGLGKELDEDDDLIQ from the exons ATGAAGTCAAGAACAAGTTTAATAACTATCAGAATTATTATGTTCTACCTGTTGAGCGTCGTTGGACAATCAGCGGCAATACAAGAGGCACCTTCCACGTCTTTACATATTCCACGACTGCATCCGTTGTTGAACAATTTGGAATTTGAAGAACCTGAAAAAAGATCTTACATTGCCGAATACAAGAGGCTACCCCTTTATAACTTCGGCATTGGAAAACGATGGATTGACAGTACTGAAGATAAA AGAAACAAGCAATTCTCGTTCGGTATTGGCAAACGGGTCCGAGACTTCAGGTTCGGTATAGGAAAACGCAACAATTACCATCCCTTGAGTTTGGACTACTTCCCGGCCGACAATATGGAAGGGTATCAATTACGCGACGACAACTTGAACGATTTTATAGAGGACAAACGTAGCCAGCATTTTGGTTTTGGACTCGGTAAGCGAGTCTGGAAGTTGCCGACTGGAGGAGAAACAGCCGTATCCGGAAGAAGACTGAACGATGCTATAGTTCCGAAATACTTGCTCGGTTTGGGCAAAGAATTGGATGAGGACGATGATCTGATTCAGTAA